A window of Puntigrus tetrazona isolate hp1 chromosome 11, ASM1883169v1, whole genome shotgun sequence contains these coding sequences:
- the ccl44 gene encoding chemokine (C-C motif) ligand 44 isoform X2, producing the protein MFLQTVSILFLSAVLFGCLEGKGVQMQRDVQCCMQYSHGKVRTKDVLRYERQTEGPDCSIRAIILYTKKAVKCADPRDRKVKRLLRKLNQRMGAKSRRTMWLHPHMNLPVMSEVAVVNSQKMNKTK; encoded by the exons ATGTTCCTGCAGACTGTCTCCATCCTCTTCCTCTCGGCCGTCCTCTTCGGCTGCCTGGAAG GGAAGGGTGTGCAAATGCAACGAGATGTTCAGTGCTGCATGCAGTACTCTCACGGCAAAGTCCGGACCAAAGACGTCCTGAGGTATGAGAGGCAGACGGAGGGGCCGGATTGCAGCATAAGAGCCATCAT ATTGTACACCAAAAAGGCGGTGAAGTGCGCCGATCCAAGGGACAGGAAGGTGAAGAGGTTACTACGGAAACTGAACCAGAGGATGGGAGCCAAATCCCGCAGGACCATGTGGCTACATCCGCATATGAATCTGCCCGTCATGTCGGAG GTCGCCGTTGTTAACTCCCAAAAGATGAACAAG ACCAAGTGA
- the ccl44 gene encoding chemokine (C-C motif) ligand 44 isoform X1, with translation MFLQTVSILFLSAVLFGCLEGKGVQMQRDVQCCMQYSHGKVRTKDVLRYERQTEGPDCSIRAIILYTKKAVKCADPRDRKVKRLLRKLNQRMGAKSRRTMWLHPHMNLPVMSEVAVVNSQKMNKVNKNRQDAISVQQF, from the exons ATGTTCCTGCAGACTGTCTCCATCCTCTTCCTCTCGGCCGTCCTCTTCGGCTGCCTGGAAG GGAAGGGTGTGCAAATGCAACGAGATGTTCAGTGCTGCATGCAGTACTCTCACGGCAAAGTCCGGACCAAAGACGTCCTGAGGTATGAGAGGCAGACGGAGGGGCCGGATTGCAGCATAAGAGCCATCAT ATTGTACACCAAAAAGGCGGTGAAGTGCGCCGATCCAAGGGACAGGAAGGTGAAGAGGTTACTACGGAAACTGAACCAGAGGATGGGAGCCAAATCCCGCAGGACCATGTGGCTACATCCGCATATGAATCTGCCCGTCATGTCGGAG GTCGCCGTTGTTAACTCCCAAAAGATGAACAAGGTAAACAAGAATCGGCAGGATGCCATTTCGGTGCAACAGTTCTGA